Proteins co-encoded in one Aspergillus flavus chromosome 2, complete sequence genomic window:
- a CDS encoding down-regulated in metastasis-like protein: protein MVAASSASRAKPVKRVKKGTETTKNYRFEGFSQRVAKLKIDPIHRVRRPSFGEDEGDANSSHFRSAFDHWTELNLSDNFAQFARRVNPLCESLVQILYHEEKIMNLLVEFIEKRDHLSMEPLLSLLAQFARDLGVKFEKHFATSVTLVASVAATHPEVEVVEWSFTCLAWIFKFLSRLLVPDLRQLLGIMTPYLGKERQKPFVARFAAESMSFLIRKAGLVYYKNSTPLQRAISFLLDDLHQTAVDNKNVEIYKEGLMAMFSDAIKGVKYGLHSNGTDIFKAILENMCTDDDLRSSLGLDVASGILTNIIHNTTPDTFEPIVDTIKSHIEARCRKADKRRAMACCRLIFVCVSTRKGLRVKNWKNVHQALLLLLQSAAAAPGAYAEAIPQLLTAVAYALQVSPMDEMLPFMRTIMETVTSDPLSNYFLSFCATFSEWGAERFHSVILPYFQKFVNTSWKEQEYELCLILLRLNQAGCITSEVSKPGYISCPAPWKAKIKKTLKTQRPGETEVTLLNAYSKLPSALSLSTEPSLLPEMTQSLHDHVSRALEINESEPSLSTKFFVGQGFKTYVELASICGGVDSNLWDQISNVASTYSRLPVFLEATLAYVSACSKELDLNKPALGDFADVLITNLAGPSHELRLVSLKILREIVQASGDDTSPISLAIQIEESPLTLQSARELAMHVRKMAISYPQVASRRWMSRLIPNFLFGLFSKKMAPLWDDSAAALKSISEHADGEKIVSDLAIQWLQERGSPASAEDTEDDSNTDSFVSGDYQCFNAAKVESVSTTNFEAAEPISMLTQRLEKDHQFSEVIPAAPRTQALRVLNAAPNIAEKRSRQVVPLFLSWATRDEEDIPSTTDLKSSESSSYIPWGFHDRLAFLGLFGQYLNPRVLFRASEVHDALLGLLCHGNSEIQKAALKALFTWKSQGIVPYKENLLNILDESRFRDELSAFVQVGGEDSMIEEAHRDELLPVLLRLLYGRMISKAGASASQAGQAGRRKAVLRTLAQLPDNEFQLFIQISFGPLGDVHLVQNSEIDQEVFTRELASPRRQMGLLRMIETVFESLQSKMTPYAERSMEVVLYCLVRACRELEKSQPENVADSQEGKLLTVLRNIRSTCIKCLDLIFSVSLDRDWTPFVRVIFNETINPRLENFATETTQGVSSLLRLFHTWATAPRSSFYLVQYNDALLMKVVDCLAVDSTRDEVKVFIMDEILVPLVGLATGKELREQEEMSDIPADEIRSVVLAPYLDHTLSHLGNLLKRGPSRPVLISGVQTLSLMAPCVESSKETSSLVNITTYLLRQPPDRVSPKTKSGLLRILEHFLPLYDPKEDSELFQEVFDAVSSMFDYFKDEANREVLSRVFSAFAKHDPELVKVAALCEDLNSVSRKKLEVDFERRLQAFREINDGLWEKFNARQWRPVLYNMLYHVKDDEELAIRSSASFGLKRFMERATLATDKNVEEFEPLVKDVLFPSLQNGIRQKSELVRMEFLSALGYFVKLNPDRPNVQDMHDLLVDDDDEASFFNNVLHIQQHRRLRALRRLAAEASKGKLQASNISTIFIPLNEHFVFDEEADEATHNLIAEAVATIGALAEWLDWNQFRAIFRRYKGYMQSKPEMEKNILRLLGRMSDALTTAMNQINVPKATTEDQMEGVETSVPSQCTLARTIPSTSKVASELTTNFTPFLTNFVHHKDEAQMSLRLPASVTTIKLLKLLPEQDMTIRLPAVLLDVCSILKSRAQDSRDTARKTLNDIALLLGPVYFGYILKELRTTLTKGYQLHVLSFTVHSMLVATTDDFKQGDLDYCLADLSAVVMDDTFGTVGQEKDAEDYVSKMKEVKSNKSYDSIELLAKNSTIGNLSNLIRPLQSLLKEKLTSTIVRKADELLRRIGIGLLRNPGAENRDILMFCYEVIKESYQEPVQTAKKALSASEEHFLIKLHGPKRGEKRGTTSSYAYKLTRFALDVLRSVLSKFDSLLTPANVAGFLPIIGDSLVQGQEEVKISALRLLSTMIKLPLAELDNNSHVYLTEAVKIIKEAPSTNTEAAQASLKLIAAMLRERKSTKLRDGHLSYLLQRLTSDIEEPDRQGITFNFIRAVMSRKFVVTEMYELVDHIATMMVTNQTRSARDLARGVYIHFLIEYPQAKNRWTKQLAFLAKNLEYKHSEGRQSVMEAIHTLLSKTGQELAQDIIGTFFLPVVIAMANDDASECRELAGALLSQFYSRADSETMKTMLVPLHSWLEQTDNLLLTGTGLHAMRIYFEAEDTTKEKEARFVRELLPSIMQPVLEAEDTENWQTLYYALQLYAKLCKSVPAIALAKESATNWTAIRECLFYPHAWVKTSASNLVGTWLADLAKSNATSGYSSLPLENASGLALDRDAMLQLIRASVRCLRTPAVSEELAMQTVRNIIFITRCCAQNGLEFSRRGDKAAESDASDSEESDDENEEDQPADSAKPAIRYIFEEVSSVLRRELLTTRANSLIPKTASIGLLAALCRHLDAEQIQPSIPIILIPLQHMTDSSIPPPRSSDPVFRESYKALVSNCHEVLDLIQKKLGTSEFVKQMALVQEKIKEKREGRRVKRRIEAVTEPEKFGREKKRRNDRKRDKRKEKGMEHRSKRRGW from the exons ATGGTCGCAGCGTCGTCAGCTTCGCGGGCAAAGCCCGTGAAGCGTGTGAAGAAAGGAACGGAGACGACAAAGAATTATCGGTTCGAGGGGTTTTCGCAGCGTGTCGCAAAGCTAAAGATTGATCCGATTCACCGTGTGCGCCGGCCGAGTTTtggcgaagatgaaggagacgCCAACTCATCACATTTCCGATCAGCATTCGATCACTGGACCGAGCTGAACCTGTCCGACAATTTTGCGCAGTTTGCCCGTCGAGTTAACCCGCTATGCGAGAGTTTGGTTCAGATCCTGTACCATGAGGAAAAGATAATGAATTTGTTGGTGGAATTCATTGAGAAGAGGGATCATCTGTCCATGGAGCCGCTCCTCAGTCTCCTCGCCCAGTTTGCCAGGGATCTCGGTGTGAAGTTTGAGAAGCATTTCGCCACCTCGGTGACACTCGTGGCCTCTGTCGCTGCTACTCACCCTGAGGTTGAGGTGGTCGAATGGAGCTTTACATGTCTTGCATGGATTTTCAAATTCCTTTCCCGGCTCTTGGTTCCGGACCTAAGACAGCTTCTTGGCATCATGACCCCGTATCTCGGAAAAGAGCGACAGAAGCCATTTGTGGCACGGTTTGCCGCAGAGTCAATGTCATTTCTCATTCGCAAGGCGGgattagtttattataagAACTCTACACCTCTTCAACGTGCGATCTCATTCTTACTCGACGATTTGCATCAGACGGCGGTGGACAATAAGAATGTCGAGATATATAAGGAAGGGCTCATGGCCATGTTTTCTGACGCTATAAAGGGTGTCAAGTATGGTCTCCATTCCAATGGCACTGATATCTTCAAAGCTATTCTGGAAAACATGTGTACGGATGACGACCTGCGTAGTAGCTTAGGACTGGATGTTGCAAGCGGCATCCTGACCAACATCATCCATAACACAACTCCCGACACTTTTGAGCCCATAGTGGACACGATAAAGTCGCATATTGAAGCTCGTTGCCGGAAGGCTGACAAACGACGCGCTATGGCATGCTGCCGCTTAATCTTCGTCTGTGTTTCTACTCGCAAGGGCTTGCGAGTGAAGAACTGGAAAAATGTACACCAAGCCTTGTTACTTCTACTGCAATCCGCCGCCGCTGCGCCTGGTGCGTATGCCGAGGCGATCCCTCAACTTCTCACTGCGGTGGCATATGCCCTCCAAGTTTCTCCTATGGATGAAATGCTGCCATTTATGCGTACGATTATGGAAACCGTGACAAGCGACCCTCTTTCGAACTACTTCCTGTCATTCTGCGCCACTTTCTCGGAATGGGGCGCAGAAAGGTTTCATAGCGTGATACTTCCTTACTTCCAAAA GTTTGTTAACACTTCGTGGAAGGAGCAGGAATACGAACTTTGTTTGATCTTGCTTCGGTTGAATCAAGCCGGCTGCATCACTTCAGAAGTTTCGAAGCCTGGTTACATCTCTTGTCCAGCACCCTGGAAGGCCAAAATCAAGAAGACTTTGAAAACCCAGCGTCCCGGGGAAACGGAGGTAACACTTCTTAATGCATATTCGAAGCTTCCAAGTGCCCTGTCCTTGTCCACAGAaccttctctcctccccgaAATGACTCAAAGTCTCCACGATCACGTTTCTCGTGCACTGGAGATTAATGAATCTGAACCGTCTTTGTCGACCAAGTTTTTCGTCGGTCAGGGCTTCAAGACTTATGTGGAGCTGGCGTCGATCTGCGGCGGAGTCGACTCAAACCTCTGGGACCAGATCAGCAACGTTGCTTCCACATATTCTCGCCTTCCCGTTTTCCTCGAGGCGACCCTGGCCTATGTCTCAGCTTGCTCCAAAGAACTTGATCTGAACAAACCTGCCCTGGGTGATTTTGCGGATGTCTTAATCACCAATCTTGCTGGACCGTCCCACGAGTTGAGACTGGTATCCCTTAAGATTCTACGAGAAATTGTTCAGGCTTCGGGCGATGACACTTCCCCTATATCTTTGGCTATTCAAATCGAAGAAAGCCCCCTTACACTACAGTCCGCCAGAGAGCTGGCCATGCACGTACGTAAGATGGCTATATCTTATCCTCAGGTGGCTTCGCGGAGATGGATGTCTAGGTTGATCCCGAATTTCTTGTTCGGCCTTTTTTCAAAGAAAATGGCTCCGTTGTGGGATGACTCTGCTGCAGCTTTGAAGTCGATCAGCGAGCACGCAGATGGAGAGAAAATCGTTTCGGATCTGGCTATCCAGTGGCTTCAAGAGAGAGGTTCCCCAGCCTCCGCCGAGGACACGGAAGATGATTCTAACACGGACTCTTTCGTGTCTGGTGATTACCAGTGCTTCAATGCAGCCAAGGTGGAAAGTGTCAGCACCACAAACTTCGAGGCCGCTGAGCCTATCTCCATGTTAACACAGCGGCTCGAAAAAGACCATCAGTTTTCGGAGGTTATCCCAGCTGCCCCTCGTACTCAAGCTTTACGTGTTCTTAATGCTGCGCCAAACATCGCCGAAAAACGGTCGCGCCAGGTTGTTCCCTTGTTCTTGTCGTGGGCAACAcgcgatgaagaagatatccCTTCAACGACTGATCTGAAGTCTTCCGAATCTAGCTCGTACATTCCTTGGGGATTCCATGATCGACTGGCCTTCCTTGGTCTTTTCGGTCAGTACTTAAACCCCCGTGTCCTGTTCAGGGCTTCCGAGGTTCACGATGCACTGCTTGGATTGCTGTGTCATGGAAATTCCGAGATTCAGAAGGCTGCTCTCAAAGCTCTCTTCACTTGGAAATCCCAGGGTATTGTGCCATACAAGGAAAACCTTCTAAATATTTTGGATGAATCGCGGTTCAGAGACGAGCTCTCGGCGTTCGTTCAAGTTGGCGGGGAGGATAGTATGATCGAAGAAGCACACAGGGACGAACTCCTCCCTGTACTCCTCCGACTTCTCTATGGACGTATGATCTCAAAGGCTGGTGCAAGCGCAAGCCAGGCTGGGCAAGCAGGACGGCGAAAAGCAGTCCTGAGAACCTTGGCCCAGTTGCCTGACAACGAGttccagctcttcatccAGATCTCATTTGGCCCTCTGGGCGACGTCCACTTGGTCCAAAATAGTGAAATTGACCAGGAAGTGTTCACACGAGAGCTGGCAAGTCCAAGGAGGCAAATGGGTCTGTTAAGAATGATCGAAACGGTTTTTGAATCACTACAGAGCAAGATGACACCTTATGCAGAGCGGTCTATGGAAGTTGTCCTTTACTGCCTGGTTCGAGCATGTCGTGAATTGGAAAAGTCGCAACCAGAAAATGTGGCCGACTCGCAAGAAGGCAAACTATTGACAGTGTTGCGTAATATACGGTCTACATGTATTAAATGCCTGGACCTTATATTCTCTGTCTCGCTGGACCGAGACTGGACACCTTTCGTTCGTGTGATCTTCAACGAGACAATCAACCCTAGACTCGAAAACTTTGCGACAGAAACCACCCAAGGTGTTTCTAGTCTTCTTAGACTGTTCCATACCTGGGCCACTGCCCCCAGATCGTCCTTTTATCTTGTCCAATACAATGATGCCCTTCTAATGAAAGTCGTCGACTGTCTTGCTGTGGACTCCACCCGTGATGAAGTCAAGGTGTTTATTATGGATGAGATCCTAGTACCATTAGTCGGACTAGCCACTGGAAAGGAACTCAGAGAGCAGGAGGAAATGAGCGACATTCCTGCCGATGAAATTCGTTCTGTGGTTTTGGCACCTTATTTAGACCACACCCTTTCTCACCTGGGTAACTTGCTGAAGCGAGGCCCTTCTCGACCAGTCTTAATATCTGGCGTTCAGACTCTTTCTCTAATGGCTCCATGTGTTGAATCGTCCAAGGAAACTTCAAGCTTGGTTAACATAACCACATATCTTCTCCGTCAGCCCCCAGACCGCGTGTCCCCCAAGACGAAATCTGGCCTTCTGCGCATCCTCGAGCACTTTTTACCTCTGTACGACCCCAAGGAGGATTCGGAGCTCTTCCAAGAGGTGTTTGATGCAGTTTCCTCCATGTTCGATTACTTCAAAGATGAGGCGAACCGAGAGGTCTTGTCTCGGGTCTTCTCTGCCTTTGCCAAGCATGACCCCGAGCTCGTCAAGGTTGCTGCTCTTTGTGAAGACTTGAACTCGGTCTCTCGAAAGAAGCTAGAGGTTGACTTTGAACGTCGGTTGCAGGCTTTCAGAGAGATTAACGATGGACTCTGGGAGAAGTTCAATGCTAGGCAATGGCGGCCGGTTCTCTACAACATGCTCTACCATGTCAAAGACGATGAAGAGCTTGCCATCAGATCGAGCGCTTCATTCGGACTGAAACGGTTCATGGAAAGGGCTACTCTCGCTACTGACAAAAACGTGGAGGAATTCGAGCCCCTTGTAAAAGATGTTTTATTCCCTTCATTGCAGAATGGAATTCGGCAAAAATCAGAACTAGTCCGGATGGAGTTTCTCTCAGCGCTAGGTTACTTCGTCAAGCTGAATCCTGATAGACCTAACGTTCAGGATATGCATGATCTACTtgttgatgacgacgatgaagccTCTTTTTTCAATAATGTCCTCCATATACAACAGCATCGCCGTCTGCGAGCTCTACGACGTCTGGCTGCCGAGGCATCAAAGGGCAAACTTCAGGCTTCAAACATTAGCACAATTTTCATTCCCCTTAATGAGCATTTTGTGTTTGATGAAGAGGCTGACGAGGCTACGCACAACCTGATCGCAGAGGCAGTTGCGACCATTGGAGCACTTGCGGAGTGGCTTGACTGGAACCAGTTCAGGGCCATCTTCCGTAGGTACAAGGGTTATATGCAGAGTAAGCCAGAGATGGAAAAGAACATTTTGAGACTTCTGGGTAGGATGTCTGACGCCTTGACCACTGCAATGAATCAAATCAATGTGCCCAAAGCGACGACCGAAGACCAAATGGAGGGAGTTGAGACTTCAGTGCCCTCTCAATGTACTTTGGCCCGGACGATACCTTCTACCTCCAAGGTTGCATCTGAGCTGACAACGAACTTTACGCCCTTCCTGACCAACTTTGTTCACCATAAAGATGAAGCACAGATGAGCTTGCGTCTACCAGCTTCGGTGACAACCATCAAGCTTTTAAAATTGTTGCCAGAGCAAGACATGACCATTCGCTTACCAGCCGTCCTTCTGGACGTCTGCAGCATTCTTAAGAGCCGTGCGCAAGATTCCAGAGACACTGCCCGGAAGACTTTGAACGACATTGCCCTGCTGTTGGGTCCTGTGTATTTTGGCTACATACTCAAGGAACTCCGAACTACCCTCACGAAGGGTTACCAACTGCACGTTCTGTCTTTCACTGTTCATTCTATGCTTGTAGCTACGACAGACGACTTCAAGCAAGGGGACCTGGATTATTGTCTGGCAGACCTGAGCGCGGTGGTGATGGATGATACCTTCGGCACTGTTGGTCAGGAGAAGGATGCAGAGGACTATGTGAGCAAGATGAAGGAAGTAAAGAGCAACAAGAGTTATGACTCTATTGAACTCTTGGCAAAGAATTCCACCATTGGGAATTTGTCGAATCTGATTAGACCCTTGCAATCGCTCCTCAAAGAGAAGCTTACCTCCACTATTGTGAGGAAGGCTGACGAGCTTTTGCGGAGAATCGGTATTGGTCTTTTGAGAAACCCAGGTGCAGAGAACCGTGACATTCTGATGTTCTGTTACGAAGTCATCAAGGAGTCATATCAGGAGCCGGTGCAGACTGCAAAGAAGGCTTTATCTGCTTCAGAAGAACACTTTCTGATTAAGCTTCATGGACCAAAGCGTGGTGAGAAACGAGGCACCACTTCTTCTTACGCTTACAAGTTGACTCGCTTTGCCCTTGATGTCCTTCGCTCGGTCTTGAGCAAGTTTGACTCACTACTCACGCCAGCCAATGTGGCTGGATTCCTTCCTATCATTGGCGATTCGCTGGTCCAGGGGCAGGAGGAAGTTAAAATCTCGGCCCTTCGACTGCTGTCTACAATGATCAAGCTTCCTCTTGCTGAGCTTGATAACAACTCTCATGTGTATCTCACTGAGGCTGTCAAGATTATTAAGGAGGCGCCGAGCACAAACACTGAGGCTGCCCAAGCATCGTTGAAGTTGATTGCGGCCATGCTTCGGGAGAGAAAGTCGACAAAGCTCAGGGATGGGCATCTCTCATATTTGTTGCAGCGCCTCACTTCTGACATTGAAGAGCCAGATCGTCAAGGCATcaccttcaacttcatcagGGCTGTTATGTCTAGGAAGTTCGTTGTCACTGAAATGTACGAGTTGGTGGACCATATTGCCACCATGATGGTCACCAACCAGACCCGCTCTGCGCGTGATCTAGCGCGAGGTGTCTACATTCACTTCCTCATTGAGTACCCCCAGGCTAAGAACCGGTGGACAAAACAACTGGCTTTCCTGGCCAAGAATTTGGAGTACAAGCATTCGGAGGGTCGTCAGTCGGTCATGGAAGCCATTCATACTCTGCTGTCGAAGACTGGACAAGAACTCGCTCAAGACATAATCGGTACATTCTTCTTGCCAGTGGTCATTGCCATGGCGAATGATGATGCTTCAGAATGCAGAGAGCTCGCAGGAGCTTTGCTGAGTCAATTCTATAGTAGAGCAGACAGTGAGACGATGAAAACCATGCTCGTCCCTCTGCATTCCTGGCTGGAACAAACAGACAACTTGCTTTTGACCGGCACTGGACTACACGCTATGCGAATTTACTTTGAGGCGGAAGACAcgacgaaggaaaaagaagcccGCTTTGTTAGAGAGCTTCTCCCTTCAATCATGCAGCCGGTCCTAGAAGCTGAAGATACTGAAAATTGGCAGACGCTTTATTACGCTCTCCAGCTCTACGCAAAGCTCTGCAAGAGCGTGCCCGCGATTGCGCTCGCCAAAGAAAGTGCCACGAACTGGACTGCTATCCGGGAATGTCTCTTCTACCCGCATGCCTGGGTCAAAACATCTGCTTCTAATCTTGTTGGAACCTGGCTTGCGGACTTGGCCAAGTCGAATGCCACTAGTGGCTACAGCTCATTGCCCTTGGAAAATGCCTCTGGGTTGGCCCTGGACAGAGACGCAATGCTACAACTGATCCGTGCCAGTGTACGCTGCCTTCGAACCCCGGCCGTCAGCGAGGAGCTTGCGATGCAAACCGTTCGAAACATCATTTTCATTACGCGTTGCTGCGCTCAGAATGGCCTCGAGTTCTCTCGCAGGGGTGACAAGGCTGCCGAATCAGATGCTAGCGACAGTGAAGAATCCGATGACGAGAATGAGGAGGATCAGCCGGCCGACTCAGCGAAACCCGCTATCCGTTATATCTTCGAAGAGGTGTCTTCTGTACTGCGTAGGGAGCTTCTTACTACTAGGGCAAATTCGTTGATCCCGAAGACCGCTTCCATCGGTCTTCTGGCAGCTCTTTGTCGCCACCTTGACGCAGAGCAGATCCAGCCATCTATCCCTATCATCCTCATTCCTCTTCAGCATATGACTGATTCTTCCATCCCTCCACCTCGATCCTCTGATCCGGTCTTCAGAGAATCGTACAAGGCTCTTGTGTCGAACTGTCATGAGGTATTGGACCTCAtccagaagaagctgggcACCTCAGAGTTTGTGAAGCAAATGGCCCTCGTCCAGGAGAAGATTAAGGAGAAGCGTGAAGGCCGTCGCGTTAAGAGACGCATTGAAGCAGTGACGGAGCCTGAGAAGTTCGGACGCGAGAAGAAGCGGAGGAACGATCGCAAACGTgataagagaaaggagaagggaaTGGAACATCGCAGCAAGAGACGAGGATGGTAA
- a CDS encoding DNL zinc finger-domain-containing protein, whose translation MRSFTSFPRGFRAIQSSLPRTAISRPTSRPFSQLINRSTRSSPALSWASGRTSVSASTLRHNSSSARPLTDQAADAARDAENEEQNRKRREQEPAYQITFTCKPCGERSSHRMSKQGYHRGTVVIRCPSCKNRHIISDHLNIFYDKKTTLEDILAEQGNKLKRGYVEGDMEFWDDGSVTPKEGEEAKSDQGQLP comes from the coding sequence ATGCGCTCATTCACATCTTTTCCTCGGGGCTTCCGTGCCATCCAGAGCTCTCTTCCCCGAACGGCCATCTCGCGCCCTACATCTAGACCTTTCTCACAACTGATCAACCGCTCCACCCGATCATCTCCCGCACTTTCCTGGGCGTCGGGCAGAACCTCCGTATCAGCCTCTACACTCCGTCACAACTCTAGCTCCGCAAGGCCTCTCACGGATCAGGCCGCGGACGCGGCCAGAGATGCGGAGAACGAAGAACAGAACAGAAAACGCCGGGAACAAGAACCAGCCTACCAAATCACCTTCACATGCAAGCCGTGCGGAGAGCGCTCGTCTCACCGTATGTCCAAGCAGGGTTATCACCGCGGGACGGTCGTGATCCGCTGTCCGTCCTGTAAGAATCGTCACATCATCAGCGATCACCTCAATATCTTCTACGACAAGAAGACGACATTGGAGGATATCTTGGCCGAGCAGGGTAATAAGCTGAAGCGGGGATATGTGGAAGGAGATATGGAGTTCTGGGATGATGGATCAGTGACCCCGAAGGAGGGCGAGGAGGCGAAGTCCGATCAGGGACAGTTGCCTTAA
- a CDS encoding cullin protein codes for MSLRARQKIRAPRRGLNTNKTDDFETNWEGLSTSLKKIHTKDASNLSFEQLYRNAYNIVLMMRGDELYERVKKLEQEWLDTEVQKRVTAAISSILLQAKDQAEIQDQENERRDTGEKFLNVLREAWEDHQISMGMITDVLMYMDRVVSADHKKPSIYVASMALFRDFVLRSAVRADAESMVADVLKSTVLFMIQLERSGQMINRPLIRHCIYMLEGLYETITEEESSKLYLTMFEPAFIETSKVFYRAEGRRLLETGDAATFCKAASDRIAEEGARCLSTLSPLSEPKIKDVLDKELIGSNIAEVINLEGTGVKNMLDNDRMDVLRNVYVLSARVDSKKTPLTAAVQKRIVEMGDEINKSAAAAAQAQPTKSAEKTAEGGKKPAEKPVNQQTVSAIKWVDDVLGLKTKFDKIWEESFRSDPTMQSAITTSFSEFINSNTRSSEYLSLFFDENLKKGIKGKTETEVDALLDNGITLLRYVKDKDLFEAYYKKHLSRRLLMKRSVSMDAERQMISKMKMEVGNQFTQRLESMFKDMTVSEDLTASYKEHIRGAGDPDQKPVDLEINVLTSTMWPMEAMSSIKGDEVQLPCIFPKEIDHLRQSFEQFYLSKHNGRKLSWQASMGTADIRATFHRSNGKVQRHELNVSTYAMVILLLFNDVPQGESLTYEEIQARTRIPDHDLIRNLQSLAVAPKTRVLKKDPMSKDVKPADRFVFNNDFQSPFMKVRIGVVSGSANKVENQDQRKETEKRMNDERGASIEAAVVRIMKQRKTLVHSKLMSEVLSQLSARFVPDVNMIKRRIESLIDREYLERVGEDPPTYGYVA; via the exons ATGTCTCTGAGGGCAAGGCAAAAGATCCGGGCTCCGCGGAGG GGTCTCAACACCAATAAAACTGACGACTTTGAAACCAACTGGGAGGGCTTATCGACGTccttgaagaagatccaTACGAAAGATGCGTCCAATCTCTCTTTCGAGCAGTTATACCGGAATGCCTACAACATCGTCCTGATGATGCGCGGGGACGAGCTATATGAACGtgtcaagaagcttgagCAAGAATGGCTTGATACAGAAGTACAGAAGCGGGTGACTGCGGCAATCTCATCTATCCTACTCCAGGCGAAGGACCAAGCCGAAATTCAGGATCAAGAAAATGAGCGGAGGGATACCGGGGAGAAGTTCTTAAATGTGTTAAGGGAGGCCTGGGAAGATCACCAGATTTCCATGGGAATGATTACAGATGTGCTCATGTACATG GATCGAGTCGTTTCGGCAGACCATAAGAAACCTTCGATCTACGTCGCATCCATGGCTTTGTTTCGTGACTTTGTGCTACGATCTGCGGTTCGTGCCGATGCAGAGTCGATGGTTGCCGATGTGCTCAAATCTACCGTGCTCTTTATGATCCAGCTCGAACGGTCAGGGCAGATGATAAACCGGCCACTGATCAGGCATTGCATTTATATGCTTGAGGGTCTCTATGAAACGATAACTGAAGAGGAATCATCAAAGCTTTACCTAACTATGTTCGAGCCGGCATTCATTGAGACGAGTAAAGTCTTCTACAGGGCAGAAGGACGGCGGCTGCTAGAGACGGGAGACGCTGCTACATTCTGTAAAGCTGCCTCCGACCGCATAGCGGAAGAAGGGGCGCGTTGCCTCTCAACACTGTCACCACTGTCGGAGCCGAAGATTAAAGACGTACTAGATAAAGAGCTGATCGGCTCAAACATTGCAGAGGTTATTAACCTGGAGGGCACCGGTGTCAAGAATATGCTTGACAATGACCGCATGGATGTTCTGCGGAATGTTTATGTGCTAAGCGCAAGGGTAGACAGTAAAAAGACCCCTTTGACTGCTGCCGTCCAAAAGCGCATAGTGGAGATGGGTGATGAGATTAATAAGtcggcagcagcagcagcacaaGCTCAACCCACTAAATCGGCAGAAAAGACCGCCGAGGGTGGAAAGAAACCTGCGGAGAAGCCTGTGAACCAGCAGACAGTGTCCGCTATCAAATGGGTCGACGATGTCTTAGGGTTGAAGACCAAGTTCGACAAAATCTGGGAGGAATCATTCCGGTCCGATCCGACGATGCAAAGCGCCATCACGACGAGTTTCTCAGAGTTTATCAACTCAAACACGCGCAGCTCAGAGTATCTGTCGCTATTCTTTGATGAGAACTTGAAAAAGGGCATCAAAGGCAAAACGGAGACTGAAGTGGATGCTCTTCTGGACAACGGCATTACCCTTCTACGCTATGTGAAGGACAAGGATCTCTTTGAGGCGTACTACAAGAAGCACCTATCCCGGCGTCTTCTGATGAAGCGCTCAGTTAGCATGGATGCCGAGCGGCAGATGATatccaagatgaagatggaggtcGGAAACCAGTTCACGCAACGCTTAGAATCCATGTTCAAGGACATGACGGTTTCCGAAGACTTGACTGCTAGCTACAAGGAACATATTCGGGGGGCAGGTGATCCCGACCAGAAGCCCGTTGATTTAGAAATCAATGTCCTTACGAGTACAATGTGGCCCATGGAGGCCATGTCTAGTATTAAAGGCGATGAAGTTCAACTTCCTTGCATCTTCCCCAAGGAAATTGACCACCTGAGACAAAGCTTCGAACAGTTCTATCTCAGCAAACACAATGGCCGGAAGCTATCATGGCAGGCCAGTATGGGCACGGCAGATATCCGGGCTACGTTCCACAGGTCTAACGGCAAGGTCCAGCGGCATGAGCTTAATGTCTCCACCTATGCCATGGTAATCCTGCTGCTTTTCAATGACGTCCCGCAAGGCGAGTCTCTCACATATGAAGAGATTCAGGCCCGGACAAGGATTCCAGACCACGATTTAATTCGCAACCTACAGTCGCTTGCAGTTGCACCAAAGACACGGGTCCTGAAGAAGGATCCCATGAGCAAGGACGTCAAACCTGCAGATAGATTCGTCTTCAACAACGACTTCCAGAGCCCGTTCATGAAAGTCCGCATCGGTGTTGTCAGCGGCAGCGCCAACAAGGTAGAGAACCAagaccaaagaaaggaaactgAGAAGCGAATGAACGATGAACGCGGTGCCAGCATTGAAGCTGCTGTTGTGCGAATCATGAA ACAACGAAAGACACTGGTCCATTCCAAGCTTATGAGCGAGGTCCTAAGCCAATTGTCCGCCCGCTTCGTTCCCGACGTGAACATGATCAAGCGACGTATCGAGAGCTTGATCGACCGCGAATACCTCGAACGAGTCGGAGAAGACCCGCCAACGTATGGCTACGTCGCTTAA